A genomic segment from Luteibacter aegosomatis encodes:
- the rpiA gene encoding ribose-5-phosphate isomerase RpiA, which yields MSQDNEKRLAAETAAFKYVGNGSFKGGIIGVGTGSTVNFFIDELPQYRDRIKACVSSSEASSERLRKLGFDVMDLNAAGRLDLYVDGADECDPNKCLIKGGGAALTREKIVAAASDTFVCIIDATKQVPVLGTFPLPIEVIPMARSLVAREITAMGGTPVWRDGVVTDNGNWIIDVHGWRITDPVALEAQLNQIVGIVCVGLFAKRRADVVIVGNREI from the coding sequence ATGAGCCAGGACAACGAGAAGCGGCTTGCCGCCGAAACCGCCGCCTTCAAATACGTGGGCAACGGCAGCTTCAAGGGCGGCATCATCGGCGTGGGTACGGGCTCGACGGTGAATTTCTTCATCGACGAACTGCCGCAGTACCGCGACCGCATCAAGGCCTGCGTCTCCAGTTCCGAAGCCTCCAGCGAACGGCTGCGCAAGCTCGGCTTCGACGTCATGGACCTCAACGCGGCGGGTCGCCTCGACCTCTACGTCGACGGCGCCGACGAGTGCGATCCGAACAAGTGCCTGATCAAGGGCGGCGGCGCGGCGCTCACGCGCGAGAAGATCGTGGCCGCGGCGTCCGACACGTTCGTGTGCATCATCGACGCCACCAAGCAGGTACCGGTGCTGGGCACGTTTCCGCTGCCCATCGAGGTCATTCCGATGGCCCGCAGCCTCGTGGCGCGCGAGATCACGGCCATGGGCGGAACGCCCGTGTGGCGCGACGGCGTCGTCACCGACAACGGCAACTGGATCATCGACGTGCACGGCTGGCGCATCACCGACCCGGTGGCCCTCGAGGCCCAGCTCAACCAGATCGTGGGCATCGTCTGCGTGGGCTTGTTCGCCAAGCGCCGGGCGGATGTCGTGATCGTGGGCAATCGCGAGATCTGA
- the folE gene encoding GTP cyclohydrolase I FolE, translating to MSDADKPRPVTREQAEEAVRTLLLWAGEDPKREGLLDTPKRVVKAYSDWFKGYDEDPAEYLRRTFEEVAGYDEMIVLRDIEFESHCEHHMAPIIGRAHVGYVPTDRVVGISKLARVVDGFARRFQVQEKLTAQIAHCIEDTLRPRGVGVVIDASHECMTTRGVHKRGVSMITSQMLGSFREDPRTRGEFLRFVGVDRR from the coding sequence ATGAGCGACGCCGACAAGCCCCGCCCGGTCACCCGCGAGCAGGCCGAGGAGGCCGTGCGCACCCTGCTGTTGTGGGCGGGCGAGGATCCGAAGCGCGAAGGTTTGCTCGACACCCCCAAGCGCGTGGTCAAGGCCTATTCCGACTGGTTCAAGGGATACGACGAGGATCCGGCCGAGTACCTGCGCCGCACCTTCGAGGAAGTGGCCGGCTACGACGAGATGATCGTGCTGCGCGACATCGAGTTCGAGAGCCATTGCGAACACCACATGGCGCCGATCATCGGTCGCGCCCACGTGGGCTACGTGCCCACCGACCGCGTCGTCGGCATCAGCAAGCTCGCCCGCGTGGTCGACGGTTTCGCCCGTCGCTTCCAGGTGCAGGAAAAGCTCACGGCGCAGATCGCGCATTGCATCGAAGATACCCTGCGCCCGCGCGGCGTCGGCGTGGTGATCGACGCCAGCCACGAGTGCATGACCACCCGTGGCGTGCACAAGCGCGGCGTGTCGATGATCACCAGCCAGATGCTCGGCAGCTTCCGCGAAGACCCGCGCACGCGCGGCGAATTCCTCCGCTTCGTCGGCGTCGACCGGCGTTGA
- a CDS encoding EVE domain-containing protein, with product MKSEPDAFSIDDLERKGVEPWDGVRNYQARNFMRDGMKVGDRIFFYHSNTEVPGIVGIASVASPAYPDESQFNPKSKYYDEKSRREEPRWMLVDVKFERKLKRTISLDELKGHDELADMPLVRKGNRLSVMPVAKGDWDYILKLEKV from the coding sequence ATGAAATCCGAACCGGACGCCTTCTCCATCGACGACCTCGAACGCAAGGGCGTCGAACCGTGGGACGGCGTGCGCAACTACCAGGCGCGCAACTTCATGCGCGACGGCATGAAGGTCGGCGATAGGATTTTCTTCTACCACTCGAACACCGAGGTGCCCGGCATCGTGGGCATCGCCTCGGTGGCCTCGCCGGCCTATCCCGACGAGAGCCAGTTCAATCCGAAGTCGAAGTACTACGACGAGAAGAGCAGGCGCGAAGAACCGCGCTGGATGCTGGTCGACGTGAAATTCGAGCGCAAGCTCAAGCGCACCATCTCGCTCGACGAACTCAAGGGCCACGACGAACTGGCCGACATGCCGCTGGTGCGCAAGGGCAACCGTCTCTCCGTCATGCCGGTCGCCAAGGGCGACTGGGATTACATCCTGAAGCTGGAGAAAGTATGA
- a CDS encoding 5-formyltetrahydrofolate cyclo-ligase, which yields MTKLPERRELRADLVQRRRELKPAERVAAAQGLRTSLEQLPEFLTDTHVAGYWATGGELPLNLAIAPLAERGQTFYLPIVTKSGGKRRLTFAPWTTGEDVESNELGIPEPKAAQRIVEADKLDLVLVPLLGFDRRGNRLGFGGGYYDRSFEFLRGRERPATPLLVGVGYAFQEIDAIETAEWDIPLDYVATEKELIDCTGVKA from the coding sequence ATGACCAAGCTCCCCGAGAGACGTGAACTGCGCGCCGACCTCGTCCAGCGCCGCCGTGAACTGAAACCCGCCGAGCGGGTCGCCGCGGCGCAGGGCCTCCGGACCTCGCTCGAACAGCTTCCCGAATTCCTCACCGACACCCACGTGGCCGGTTACTGGGCCACGGGCGGCGAGCTGCCGCTGAACCTCGCCATCGCCCCCCTGGCCGAGCGCGGCCAGACCTTCTACCTGCCCATCGTCACCAAGTCGGGCGGCAAGCGCCGGCTCACCTTCGCCCCGTGGACCACGGGTGAAGACGTGGAAAGCAACGAGCTGGGCATCCCCGAGCCCAAGGCCGCCCAGCGCATCGTCGAGGCCGACAAGCTCGACCTGGTGCTGGTGCCCCTGCTCGGCTTCGACCGCCGCGGCAACCGCCTCGGCTTCGGCGGCGGCTACTACGACCGCAGCTTCGAGTTCCTGCGCGGGCGCGAGCGCCCGGCCACGCCCCTGCTCGTGGGCGTGGGCTATGCCTTCCAGGAGATCGACGCGATCGAGACCGCCGAATGGGACATCCCGCTCGATTACGTCGCCACGGAGAAGGAGCTCATCGACTGCACGGGCGTGAAGGCGTGA
- a CDS encoding AAA family ATPase: MFDFRSLEVVHWDYWQRFSLPLDTNIVTVVGPNGSGKTTLLDALRTLLTIDCAGNRDYKSYLRHNGQPFAWLRARVGNLPGPNGERPFFPIMDREVTLACRIQKKGGEWTRQYAVLGGDVSVEDIAERNDFLGLREYRVRLEGAGLSQAIRRVLTLEQGATDKLCQLPPKQLLDLVFDVFGDKTVLDDYQRARNEQTEADRELHGLEQQLSLIGISLQEAEARSRSYQEWAALKEERVSLVADIQPRIELAEIAASIRGARPALNGFKRRVAELKRQDADITLQLQTLDATGEQLRIEQNDADAARQTTQKSLDAARAALAQNDLIINQENRLRQTVAAQDGADHEQLATIARDARARLRVLQDEEGTLRQELGTLTSKLSAWRSGRRYTPDFEAAFRRALDDAGIRHGMLSETVEITQPRWQAAVEAVLAGYRHVVLLDDPRDREKAWKLGESMRYKHFVVADREPAGRPTPGSLLEVVEFSSAAPDWLLRNLDRIRRVDDIAEGSKLGRDQDWITPQGYFRERRGGRHLGVDDMYFGAAARERQLRDGEARLRDIEERLRALADERKTASAQASDAESILRGANASSQLADRADEFNEAREQQARLQEDVQRTADSHVAAEQHYESVREKRTKTSNARDHAAREQVTVRRQQVEAERQHHHTSGEQLERLKAFRAKRVHVPLAKRTRAAMAALREDFQSSSEVRRAIERNERRLEEGHWETDASVLSLRDKLGADHEGLKGDLDKRRIHLERASRITHEARGAYIQVLRNTVRRYAKNLKILAELAGIGVDVDLPELTNDDLALASAALHVRFEFDKKGWIGMDDGEASGGQQVMKSLLLLVALMRDEDRPGGFVFIDEPFAHLDIFNIDKVGAFLKSTRAQYILTTPATHNVNVFQPSDLTLVTSKRRPGAQWAQPLAVLRRKAEVA, translated from the coding sequence ATGTTTGATTTCCGCAGCCTCGAGGTCGTCCACTGGGACTACTGGCAGCGTTTCAGCCTGCCGCTGGACACCAACATCGTCACCGTCGTGGGCCCGAACGGTTCGGGCAAGACCACGCTGCTCGACGCCTTGCGCACGCTGCTCACCATCGATTGCGCAGGCAACCGCGACTACAAAAGCTACCTTCGCCACAACGGCCAGCCGTTCGCCTGGTTGCGTGCGCGAGTGGGCAACCTGCCGGGCCCGAACGGCGAACGCCCGTTCTTTCCCATCATGGATCGCGAGGTCACCCTCGCCTGCCGCATCCAGAAGAAGGGTGGCGAGTGGACGCGCCAGTATGCCGTGCTGGGTGGCGACGTCAGCGTCGAAGACATCGCCGAGCGCAACGACTTCCTCGGCTTGCGCGAATATCGCGTTCGCCTGGAGGGCGCCGGCCTGTCGCAAGCGATTCGCCGCGTGCTCACGCTCGAACAGGGCGCGACCGACAAGCTCTGCCAGTTGCCTCCCAAGCAGCTGCTCGACCTGGTCTTCGACGTGTTCGGCGACAAGACGGTCCTGGACGACTACCAGCGCGCGCGTAATGAGCAGACCGAAGCCGACCGCGAACTGCACGGATTGGAACAGCAACTCTCGCTGATCGGCATCAGCCTGCAGGAGGCCGAGGCGCGATCGCGCTCGTACCAGGAATGGGCCGCGCTCAAGGAAGAACGCGTATCGCTCGTGGCGGATATCCAGCCACGCATCGAACTGGCCGAAATCGCGGCCAGCATCCGCGGCGCGCGTCCGGCGCTCAACGGTTTCAAGCGCCGCGTGGCGGAACTGAAGCGTCAGGACGCGGACATCACCCTGCAGTTGCAGACGCTCGACGCCACGGGCGAGCAGCTGCGCATCGAACAGAACGACGCCGACGCCGCGCGCCAGACCACGCAGAAAAGCCTCGATGCCGCACGCGCCGCGCTCGCCCAGAACGACCTGATCATCAACCAGGAAAACCGCCTCCGCCAAACCGTGGCGGCGCAGGACGGCGCCGACCACGAGCAACTCGCCACCATCGCGCGCGACGCTCGCGCGCGGTTGCGCGTCCTGCAGGACGAGGAAGGCACGCTTCGCCAGGAGCTGGGCACGCTCACCAGCAAGCTGTCCGCGTGGCGCAGCGGCCGCCGCTACACGCCCGACTTCGAGGCCGCTTTCCGTCGCGCATTGGACGACGCGGGCATTCGCCACGGCATGCTCAGCGAAACCGTCGAAATCACCCAGCCACGCTGGCAGGCGGCCGTCGAAGCCGTGCTCGCGGGCTATCGCCACGTAGTGCTGCTCGACGACCCGCGCGACCGCGAAAAAGCGTGGAAGCTCGGCGAATCGATGCGCTACAAGCACTTCGTGGTCGCCGACCGCGAGCCTGCCGGCAGGCCGACGCCCGGCTCGCTCCTTGAAGTGGTCGAGTTCTCCTCCGCCGCCCCCGACTGGCTGCTGCGCAACCTCGACCGCATCCGACGCGTGGACGACATCGCCGAAGGATCGAAGCTCGGCCGCGACCAGGACTGGATCACCCCGCAGGGTTATTTCCGCGAACGTCGCGGTGGCCGTCATCTCGGCGTGGACGACATGTATTTCGGCGCGGCGGCCCGCGAACGCCAGTTGCGCGACGGCGAAGCGCGCCTGCGCGATATCGAGGAGCGCCTTCGCGCCCTTGCCGATGAGCGCAAGACCGCGTCGGCCCAGGCCAGCGACGCCGAGAGCATCCTGCGCGGCGCCAACGCCAGCAGCCAGTTGGCCGACCGTGCGGACGAATTCAACGAAGCGCGCGAGCAGCAGGCCCGATTGCAGGAGGACGTGCAGCGCACTGCCGACAGCCACGTCGCCGCCGAGCAACACTACGAGAGCGTGCGCGAGAAACGGACCAAGACCTCCAACGCCCGCGACCATGCCGCGCGTGAACAGGTCACCGTACGTCGCCAGCAGGTGGAGGCCGAACGACAGCATCACCACACCAGCGGTGAACAGCTGGAGCGCCTCAAGGCCTTCCGTGCCAAGCGGGTCCACGTGCCCCTGGCGAAACGTACGCGCGCCGCCATGGCCGCCTTGCGCGAGGATTTCCAGTCGTCGTCGGAGGTGCGCCGCGCCATCGAGCGAAACGAACGGCGCCTCGAGGAAGGCCATTGGGAAACCGATGCCAGCGTGCTGTCGCTTCGCGACAAGCTGGGCGCCGACCACGAGGGCCTGAAGGGCGATCTCGACAAGCGACGGATACACCTGGAACGCGCGAGTCGCATCACGCATGAAGCCCGCGGCGCGTACATCCAGGTATTGCGCAATACCGTGCGCCGCTACGCCAAGAACCTCAAGATCCTGGCCGAATTGGCGGGCATCGGCGTCGACGTCGACCTGCCCGAGCTGACCAACGACGATCTCGCGCTGGCCTCGGCCGCTCTCCACGTGCGTTTTGAATTCGACAAGAAGGGCTGGATCGGGATGGACGACGGCGAGGCGTCGGGCGGACAGCAGGTGATGAAGTCGCTCTTGCTGCTCGTGGCGTTGATGCGCGACGAGGATCGCCCGGGCGGTTTCGTCTTCATCGACGAACCGTTCGCCCACCTGGACATCTTCAACATCGATAAGGTCGGCGCGTTCCTCAAATCCACCCGCGCGCAGTACATCCTTACCACCCCCGCCACGCACAACGTGAACGTGTTCCAGCCGTCGGATCTCACCCTGGTGACCAGCAAGCGGCGGCCCGGTGCCCAGTGGGCGCAACCCCTGGCCGTCCTGCGGCGTAAGGCCGAGGTGGCGTGA
- a CDS encoding cation:proton antiporter — translation MSTTELFLIAMTIILCVPYAIWRVFRTDYWAPLVVVQILTGIMLGPGVLGKAFPDYYATVFSPPVIAALNGIAWWAVMVFVWIAGIELDLSEVWKQRKECGTTAAFALGVPLMAGCAAALVMLAWRDGWIGPRATPWQFVLGIGMACAVTALPILILLMEKLGILREPLGQRVLRYASLDDVAIWAVLAIILLDWQRVGHQAAFLVLFALAAWAFRRLMARLKEGDRYILGLVWLAACGYGADWCGLHFMVGAFLAGAAMERAWFRIEGLDALRHNVLLTIMPVFFLSTGLRTNWQLGGVAVFGAAALLLVASVSGKLAGVGIAGRLLGWKRGDAWTVGWLLQTKALIMIIFVNVLLDRGLVTSETFTALLLMAVASTMLTMPMVAPRLGYAGGRADRDPREVGTGTGATLGDADRGVKL, via the coding sequence ATGAGCACGACGGAACTGTTCCTGATCGCGATGACGATCATCCTTTGCGTGCCGTACGCGATCTGGCGCGTGTTCCGCACCGATTACTGGGCGCCGCTGGTCGTGGTGCAGATCCTCACCGGCATCATGCTCGGCCCGGGCGTGCTCGGCAAGGCGTTTCCGGACTACTACGCGACGGTGTTCTCGCCACCGGTGATCGCCGCGCTCAACGGCATCGCCTGGTGGGCCGTGATGGTATTCGTCTGGATCGCGGGCATCGAACTCGACCTGTCCGAGGTATGGAAGCAGCGAAAGGAATGCGGCACCACCGCCGCCTTCGCGCTCGGCGTTCCCCTGATGGCCGGCTGCGCGGCCGCGCTGGTCATGCTGGCCTGGCGCGACGGTTGGATAGGGCCCCGCGCCACGCCATGGCAATTCGTGCTCGGCATCGGCATGGCCTGCGCGGTGACGGCGCTGCCCATCCTCATCCTGCTGATGGAAAAACTCGGCATCCTGCGCGAACCGCTCGGCCAGCGCGTGTTGCGCTACGCCAGCCTCGACGACGTGGCGATCTGGGCCGTACTCGCGATCATCCTGCTCGACTGGCAGCGCGTGGGACACCAGGCGGCCTTCCTCGTCCTCTTCGCCCTGGCGGCCTGGGCATTTCGCCGGCTCATGGCACGCCTGAAGGAAGGCGACCGCTATATCCTCGGCCTCGTCTGGCTCGCCGCTTGCGGCTACGGCGCCGACTGGTGCGGCCTGCACTTCATGGTGGGCGCCTTCCTCGCCGGGGCGGCGATGGAGCGCGCGTGGTTCCGCATCGAGGGCCTCGACGCCCTTCGCCACAACGTGCTCCTGACCATCATGCCGGTGTTCTTCCTGTCCACCGGGCTGCGCACCAACTGGCAGCTCGGCGGCGTGGCGGTGTTCGGCGCGGCCGCACTGCTCCTGGTCGCCTCGGTCTCCGGCAAGCTCGCCGGCGTGGGAATCGCCGGGCGCCTGCTCGGCTGGAAGCGCGGCGACGCCTGGACCGTCGGCTGGCTGCTGCAGACCAAGGCGCTGATCATGATCATCTTCGTCAACGTGTTGCTCGACCGCGGGCTCGTCACCAGCGAGACCTTCACCGCCCTCCTGCTGATGGCCGTGGCCAGTACCATGCTTACCATGCCCATGGTCGCGCCCCGACTCGGGTACGCCGGAGGGCGGGCCGACCGGGACCCGCGGGAGGTGGGGACCGGCACCGGGGCCACCCTGGGCGATGCGGATCGCGGTGTAAAACTCTAA
- a CDS encoding DNA recombination protein RmuC produces MTLDTLLLIALLVLALASVGLLLALLARGKRDDGSAARLDALRDDSRRLETMLREEHRAGRGELGESFGQFRGHVQEQLQAASERQQERIEGFARRLDQLTERTDNGLQSLRQGLADDSRKTREESALTLKHFGERIDQRLATLTADNEKRLADVRGTLETRLAAIQQDNAAKLEQMRATVDEKLQSTLETRLGQSFQLVSERLEAVQRGLGEMQALAAGVGDLKRVLTNVKTRGTFGEVQLGALLEQILIAEQYASNVATVPGSAERVEFAIRLPGTDDGEPVWLPIDAKYPVEDYQRLLDAQDAADAEGVLAAGKALELRVREEAKRIRGKYVAPPHTTDFAILFLPTEGLYAEVIRRPGLSDQLQREHRVTVAGPTTLTALLNSLQMGFRTLAIEKRSSEVWQVLGAVKNEFGKFGTVLEKTRKQLDTVRNSIDSAGVRTRAIERRLRGVETLGGEETQQLLELGAEEGEPEGEPED; encoded by the coding sequence ATGACCCTCGACACCCTTCTCCTCATCGCCCTGCTCGTGCTCGCCCTGGCCAGCGTGGGCCTGCTCCTGGCCCTGCTGGCCCGCGGCAAGCGCGACGACGGCAGCGCCGCCCGTCTCGACGCCCTGCGCGACGACTCCCGCCGCCTCGAAACCATGCTGCGCGAGGAACACCGTGCCGGGCGCGGCGAGCTGGGCGAGAGCTTCGGCCAGTTCCGCGGCCACGTGCAGGAACAGCTCCAGGCCGCTTCCGAGCGCCAGCAGGAGCGCATCGAAGGCTTCGCCCGCCGCCTCGACCAGCTCACCGAACGCACGGACAACGGCCTGCAATCGCTGCGCCAGGGCCTGGCCGACGACTCGCGCAAGACACGCGAGGAATCCGCCCTCACCCTCAAGCACTTCGGCGAACGGATCGACCAGCGCCTGGCCACCCTCACCGCCGACAACGAGAAGCGACTGGCCGATGTGCGCGGCACGCTGGAAACCCGCCTCGCCGCCATCCAGCAGGACAACGCCGCCAAGCTCGAGCAGATGCGCGCCACCGTGGACGAAAAGCTCCAGTCCACGCTGGAGACCCGCCTGGGCCAGTCGTTCCAGCTGGTGTCCGAGCGCCTGGAGGCCGTGCAGCGCGGCCTCGGCGAAATGCAGGCGCTGGCCGCCGGCGTGGGCGACCTGAAGCGCGTGCTGACCAACGTCAAGACCCGCGGCACCTTCGGCGAGGTGCAACTGGGCGCCCTGCTCGAACAGATCCTCATCGCCGAGCAGTACGCGTCCAACGTCGCCACCGTCCCCGGTTCGGCCGAGCGCGTGGAGTTCGCCATCCGCCTGCCCGGCACCGACGACGGCGAGCCGGTGTGGCTGCCGATCGACGCCAAGTATCCCGTCGAGGACTACCAGCGCCTGCTCGACGCCCAGGACGCAGCCGACGCCGAGGGCGTACTCGCCGCCGGCAAGGCCCTGGAGCTGCGCGTGCGCGAGGAAGCCAAGCGCATTCGCGGCAAATACGTGGCACCGCCGCACACCACCGATTTCGCCATCCTCTTCCTGCCCACCGAGGGCCTGTACGCCGAGGTGATCCGCCGGCCGGGCCTGTCCGACCAGCTCCAGCGCGAGCATCGCGTGACCGTGGCGGGTCCGACCACCCTCACCGCCCTGCTCAACAGCCTGCAGATGGGTTTCCGCACGCTGGCCATCGAGAAGCGCTCGTCGGAGGTCTGGCAGGTGCTGGGCGCGGTGAAGAACGAATTCGGCAAGTTCGGCACCGTGCTGGAAAAGACGCGCAAGCAGCTGGATACCGTGCGCAACAGCATCGACAGCGCCGGCGTGCGCACGCGGGCCATCGAGCGGCGCTTGCGCGGGGTCGAGACGCTGGGTGGGGAGGAGACGCAGCAGTTGCTGGAGCTGGGGGCCGAAGAAGGGGAACCCGAGGGCGAACCCGAGGACTGA
- the cysK gene encoding cysteine synthase A, producing the protein MIHENILETIGRTPIVRLNRVAPAHVSLYAKVESFNPGGSVKDRLAIAVILDAERRGLLKPGDTVVEATSGNTGVALAMVCAAKGYPFVAVMAETFSVERRKLMRAYGAKVILTPAAERGSGMVRRAEELAKKHGWFLPQQFRNPANPAYHRSTTAAEILQDFAGRRLDAFVTGWGTGGTLTGVGQVLKVARPEVKIVVAEPAVASLLEGKEWTPHKIQGWTPDFVPEVLDRKVFDVDLPVDDVTARDTARRLAAEEGLFVGVSAGATVAAALDYAKTAEQGSVILAMLPDTGERYLSTFLFEGVNEGSDDEWLATLG; encoded by the coding sequence ATGATCCATGAAAACATCCTCGAAACGATCGGCCGCACGCCCATCGTTCGCCTGAATCGCGTCGCGCCCGCGCACGTGTCGCTCTATGCGAAGGTGGAATCGTTCAACCCCGGCGGTTCGGTGAAAGACCGCCTCGCCATCGCCGTCATCCTGGATGCCGAGCGACGCGGCTTGCTCAAGCCCGGCGACACGGTGGTCGAGGCCACCTCGGGCAATACCGGCGTGGCGCTGGCCATGGTCTGCGCCGCCAAGGGGTACCCGTTCGTCGCGGTGATGGCCGAAACCTTCTCGGTGGAGCGGCGCAAGCTCATGCGCGCCTACGGCGCCAAGGTGATCCTCACGCCCGCCGCCGAGCGCGGCTCGGGCATGGTCCGGCGCGCCGAGGAACTGGCGAAAAAGCACGGCTGGTTCCTGCCGCAGCAGTTCAGGAATCCGGCCAATCCGGCCTATCACCGCAGCACCACGGCGGCCGAGATCCTCCAGGACTTCGCCGGTCGTCGCCTCGACGCCTTCGTGACGGGCTGGGGCACCGGTGGCACGCTGACCGGCGTGGGCCAGGTATTGAAGGTGGCGCGCCCGGAAGTGAAGATCGTGGTGGCCGAGCCTGCCGTGGCCTCCCTGCTCGAGGGCAAGGAATGGACGCCGCACAAGATCCAGGGCTGGACGCCCGATTTCGTGCCCGAGGTGCTCGACCGCAAGGTGTTCGACGTGGACCTGCCCGTCGACGACGTGACCGCCCGCGACACCGCTCGCCGCCTGGCCGCCGAGGAAGGCCTCTTCGTGGGTGTCTCGGCGGGCGCCACGGTCGCCGCCGCGCTCGACTACGCCAAGACGGCGGAGCAGGGCAGCGTGATCCTGGCGATGTTGCCCGACACGGGCGAACGGTACCTGTCGACCTTCCTGTTCGAGGGGGTGAACGAGGGATCGGACGACGAGTGGCTGGCGACGCTGGGCTGA